The Eremothecium gossypii ATCC 10895 chromosome IV, complete sequence genome contains a region encoding:
- the ZIM17 gene encoding Zim17p (Syntenic homolog of Saccharomyces cerevisiae YNL310C (ZIM17)), which translates to MLRRSMGPLRIAGLLRPSRNCMQYVLGPVFGGHLVAHRFHSGSPQLQNSQKPPIADEFRHIGSIKVDKPMMMIAFTCKKCDTRSSHTMSKQAYTKGTVLIQCPGCKNRHLIADHLKIFRDDSVTVQDILAAKGESVSLTTEDLAFEDIPEQLRPLIGHHASDAPEELRRKLDNETLHALPAQDGEKQGSS; encoded by the coding sequence ATGCTTAGACGTTCGATGGGGCCTCTCAGGATTGCTGGTTTACTCCGCCCAAGCCGTAACTGCATGCAGTACGTGCTGGGTCCGGTGTTTGGGGGGCATTTGGTAGCTCATCGGTTCCACAGCGGTTCGCCGCAGCTGCAAAACAGCCAGAAACCGCCTATTGCAGATGAGTTTCGGCATATCGGGTCTATAAAGGTGGACAAGCCGATGATGATGATTGCTTTCACGTGTAAGAAATGCGACACACGGTCGTCGCACACCATGTCCAAGCAGGCGTACACGAAGGGCACGGTGCTGATCCAGTGCCCCGGATGTAAGAACAGGCACCTGATTGCAGACCACCTTAAGATCTTCCGCGATGACTCGGTCACCGTGCAGGACATCCTGGCGGCAAAGGGCGAGTCAGTGTCGCTAACGACCGAGGACTTAGCGTTCGAGGACATTCCCGAGCAGTTGCGGCCGCTAATCGGCCACCACGCCTCCGACGCGCCCGAGGAGCTGCGGCGTAAGCTAGATAACGAGACACTGCATGCGCTGCCTGCGCAGGATGGCGAGAAGCAGGGCTCTTCGTGA
- the GAS4 gene encoding 1,3-beta-glucanosyltransferase (Syntenic homolog of Saccharomyces cerevisiae YOL132W (GAS4)) — protein sequence MVTRTSIRLLYSILFILHARAFIHPIEIRGKHFVDSFTEQPFFIKGLDYQPGGSSRVDGKQDPLSDPQKCARDIMLFQQLGINTIRVYSLNPDLNHDVCMTMLAAAGIYLFLDVNSPLQNQHLNRYEPWSTYSEPYLQHVFKLIEQFSHYNNTLGFFAGNEVVNDGRSAQTSPPYLKALVGDMKQYIARHSPRPIPVGYSAVDDLKFRVSLARYLECYDANNKFNDVDFYGVNSYQWCGQQTFQTSGYDKLVDAYREYSKPVFFSEFGCNEVLPRQFQEVEALYSKEMYTVFSGGLVYEFNQEANNYGLVDSDAEGNIKLLPDFDTLKKVYGKVHMPTAEDLQRGLEKDRAAAMAVSSKSRCVQQYDNLEITIAVPNLANSMIRNGVQVEPGSYVDLSEDKLRTTYKIFDVSGKEILKGSRVEVVEVFDGSNLAKMRKLRRARYRNGAATSFPTSAIVLTTIGIIELLFQFSVI from the coding sequence ATGGTAACCAGGACATCTATTAGACTCCTATACAGCATTTTATTTATCCTGCATGCCAGGGCCTTTATTCACCCCATTGAAATCCGGGGAAAGCACTTTGTGGACTCCTTTACAGAGCAGCCATTTTTCATAAAGGGCCTAGACTACCAACCTGGGGGGTCTAGCAGAGTTGATGGCAAACAAGACCCGCTCTCGGACCCCCAAAAATGCGCGAGAGACATCATGTTGTTTCAGCAGCTAGGTATCAACACGATTAGAGTTTACTCGCTCAACCCCGATTTGAACCACGATGTGTGCATGACGATGTTGGCGGCGGCCGGCATTTATTTGTTTTTGGATGTCAATTCGCCGTTACAAAACCAGCATTTGAATCGCTACGAGCCTTGGTCGACTTACAGCGAGCCGTACTTGCAGCACGTGTTCAAGCTAATAGAGCAGTTTAGCCATTATAATAACACATTGGGTTTCTTTGCGGGTAATGAGGTTGTTAATGATGGGCGCTCTGCACAGACGTCGCCCCCCTACCTAAAGGCGTTGGTCGGGGATATGAAGCAGTACATTGCTCGCCACTCGCCAAGACCTATTCCTGTTGGTTATTCTGCGGTGGACGATTTGAAGTTCCGCGTATCGCTTGCCCGGTACTTGGAATGCTACGATGCGAATAATAAGTTCAACGACGTCGACTTCTACGGCGTTAACTCCTACCAGTGGTGCGGCCAGCAGACGTTTCAGACCTCTGGTTATGACAAGCTCGTGGATGCATACAGAGAATACAGCAAGCCAGTCTTCTTTAGTGAGTTTGGCTGCAATGAAGTTTTGCCTAGACAATTCCAAGAAGTGGAGGCGCTATACTCGAAGGAAATGTACACCGTATTTAGCGGCGGGTTGGTCTACGAGTTCAACCAGGAGGCTAATAATTATGGCCTCGTTGACTCTGATGCCGAGGGCAACATCAAACTATTGCCCGACTTCGACACGTTGAAGAAGGTGTATGGGAAAGTCCATATGCCGACTGCTGAAGATCTTCAACGGGGACTTGAGAAGGATAGGGCCGCTGCTATGGCAGTTTCTAGCAAGTCCAGGTGCGTGCAGCAGTATGATAATTTGGAAATTACAATTGCTGTGCCAAACTTGGCCAACAGCATGATTCGTAATGGAGTCCAAGTAGAGCCGGGTAGCTATGTCGATTTAAGCGAGGACAAGCTCCGGACCACTTACAAGATATTTGATGTTAGCGGCAAAGAAATCTTAAAGGGATCGCGAGTGGAGGTTGTCGAAGTATTCGATGGATCCAATCTCGCCAAAATGAGAAAGTTACGCCGTGCCAGGTACAGGAACGGCGCTGCTACCTCGTTCCCAACATCCGCAATAGTGTTAACAACTATTGGTATTATCGAACTATTGTTCCAGTTTTCGGTAATATAA
- the SKP2 gene encoding putative SCF ubiquitin ligase complex subunit SKP2 (Syntenic homolog of Saccharomyces cerevisiae YNL311C (SKP2)) — MRRLQLFKGNRATRCQEDGSCSRTAARRSAQTVGLLDLPPAALERIAQFLDKQGVRALGMASKALYEGVCHKLLYRNVTIESKKQLLKFNATLASSLRALCVGDSITRGQWHADTVLCIEFVNPESNDSLPSSYGSFNQGTAHTLYGSSVFSGFQRKCYAQRPSRINLDGLSNKHILSMFGHNDPDAHFDCLESEYVQYTYLELMVAALDRLSKLQRVILSDIAPSFVVPIRFSVLNDGSAAFAKLVENPKRSMTREDLRDFKLSSTWLKEYKKKYRNLPSYRTVELRAARCKAPVNLRPSLLCCFGTFQELILSNFALSNESFDTPFEYLPMQLIEGSKGVWDLSSPASSLVLDACYVLPGSGIMSGLHSYFAQVSHLALFGIRSLCDILLCRCLPALCELSIDCASKCFLSHEPVESDYYTGAAFEFNAQDNESTVETLVERIAPLTLLAPPPTTAVVILLNHGILNRSMHSYPRKAGTITTEQEKYFTSFGISKFYYSFHYFKSLWDRISNENINLKLINVSFTNVCPLEPQEFWQRFRNYQNDDQATISGIISIHSPAFASITRNTWDSDFIEHYLSYFNANEEIDITSSPASYQDNGDTAIVDPSMLNNYHDLKMFKDIPDANFWFFLNIVSGFKSVDFHVCDVNVLFGSFDWERMLGPILLGRKPLKIKDCRGNIRFSYDPCG, encoded by the coding sequence ATGAGGAGGTTACAGTTATTTAAGGGTAACAGAGCTACTAGATGCCAGGAGGACGGAAGCTGCAGTAGAACTGCGGCGCGCAGATCTGCACAAACTGTCGGTTTGCTAGACCTGCCCCCAGCGGCCTTAGAGCGTATTGCGCAGTTTCTGGATAAGCAGGGCGTTCGAGCACTAGGGATGGCCAGCAAAGCTTTATATGAGGGGGTGTGCCACAAATTACTGTACAGAAATGTTACAATCGAATCTAAAaagcagctgctgaagTTCAATGCCACCTTGGCCAGCAGCTTACGAGCTCTATGCGTGGGTGACAGTATCACGAGGGGTCAATGGCATGCAGATACCGTATTGTGCATTGAATTTGTCAACCCGGAGTCGAACGATTCCTTGCCAAGTTCTTATGGAAGCTTCAACCAGGGCACGGCGCATACATTATATGGTAGTTCCGTTTTCAGTGGATTCCAGAGAAAATGCTACGCTCAGCGTCCGTCCCGGATCAACCTGGATGGCTTGAGCAATAAGCATATCCTGAGCATGTTTGGTCACAATGACCCGGACGCACATTTTGACTGTCTGGAATCCGAGTATGTGCAATACACCTACCTAGAACTAATGGTCGCCGCGCTGGACCGTCTTTCAAAGTTGCAGCGGGTAATACTTAGCGATATTGCACCGTCCTTCGTCGTTCCTATCCGTTTTTCTGTGCTGAACGATGGCTCCGCAGCATTCGCCAAGCTTGTGGAGAATCCCAAACGGTCAATGACAAGGGAGGACCTCAGGGATTTCAAGCTATCATCTACCTGGTTGAAGGAATATAAAAAGAAGTATCGGAACTTGCCGTCCTATAGAACCGTGGAGTTGCGTGCTGCTCGTTGTAAAGCTCCAGTGAATCTGCGGCCCAGTCTGCTTTGCTGCTTCGGGACTTTCCAGGAGCTCATCTTGTCCAATTTTGCTCTGTCTAACGAGTCATTTGATACACCATTCGAGTATCTCCCAATGCAACTAATCGAAGGCTCAAAAGGAGTGTGGGATCTGTCTTCCCCTGCATCTTCTCTAGTTTTGGATGCCTGCTATGTTCTCCCCGGCAGCGGAATAATGTCAGGACTTCATTCATACTTTGCGCAGGTAAGCCATCTTGCTTTATTTGGTATAAGAAGTTTGTGCGACATACTGTTGTGCAGGTGTCTTCCAGCCCTTTGTGAGCTTTCAATAGATTGCGCCAGCAAGTGCTTCTTAAGTCACGAGCCGGTAGAAAGTGATTACTACACTGGCGCTGCATTCGAATTCAACGCGCAAGACAATGAGTCCACAGTGGAAACACTGGTAGAACGCATTGCTCCTTTGACCCTTCTTGCACCTCCACCTACTACAGCAGTAGTAATTCTACTGAATCATGGGATACTAAACAGAAGTATGCACTCATACCCCAGGAAAGCTGGAACTATAACCACCGAGCAGGAAAAATACTTTACTTCCTTTGGTATATCCAAATTTTACTACTCTTTCCATTATTTTAAAAGTCTGTGGGATCGAATAAGTAATGAGAATATCAATTTAAAACTTATTAACGTTTCATTTACAAATGTTTGCCCGCTCGAACCACAGGAGTTCTGGCAACGGTTTAGGAATTATCAGAATGACGACCAGGCAACGATCTCTGGCATCATCTCGATACATAGTCCTGCGTTTGCTTCCATTACACGTAATACCTGGGATTCAGATTTCATCGAGCATTATTTATCCTATTTCAATGCAAATGAAGAAATAGATATCACATCATCACCTGCTTCGTATCAGGATAATGGGGACACTGCTATTGTGGACCCTTCTATGCTTAATAATTACCATGACCTCAAAATGTTTAAAGATATACCTGATGCTAATTTCTGGTTTTTCTTAAACATAGTTTCTGGTTTTAAATCTGTTGATTTCCACGTTTGTGATGTCAATGTTTTGTTTGGATCTTTTGATTGGGAGCGAATGCTTGGTCCTATCTTATTGGGACGTAAGCCATTGAAAATTAAGGATTGTAGGGGTAACATACGATTCTCGTATGACCCATGCGGATGA
- the KRI1 gene encoding Kri1p (Syntenic homolog of Saccharomyces cerevisiae YNL308C (KRI1)), translating to MPRKKSAAKKAKEAAKKAELEAQAAVIEDVPEENHTASDEESTSEEEDDYGELITEDVEEGIKNVLEAIRTKDTSELLNPTVRFFEEPEAAVAKLAQAERHKPIYLKDYHRMNLLAGETFAKDGEDFETMDGKPSFAAEQRQERAQILAEINEEVGKAEEDDEDEFLTKKKPSSEVAQKTALPDPSVDDEQFLQAFVEQQAWIPRKGDKTVDLDRGEAFEEDDKEFEDAVEQFETAYNFRYEDPNAAEIVSYARTQATIRRSAASTRKRKRDEEKQEKDKDRQEREKAIQKKKKETVYQLSDVLDKIRKEYGAEISEPMVQKLTATLLNGSYDDSKWDEVVGELFDEEFYQQEGKPTWDENDEIMGDFYAGNADDDDDAAPTEDHANGEKEKKSKKEGTKEKKAKKQEKKELRNIIEESVEQNKLALIEKVEEERGRTKEKDLDIKFRYREVSPESFGLTTREIFMADDAALNEYIGLKKFAPYRAKELRNKDKRKVMKAKRLKEWRKKVFNNENGLADEDEALDTQAAPKKEKSRSKHKTSK from the coding sequence ATGCCTCGTAAGAAGTCAGCTGCCAAGAAGGCCAAGGAGGCTGCTAAAAAAGCTGAATTGGAAGCTCAAGCTGCCGTGATCGAGGATGTACCGGAGGAGAACCATACTGCGAGCGATGAGGAAAGTACCTCCGAAGAGGAAGACGACTATGGGGAGCTAATAACGGAAGATGTGGAGGAGGGAATCAAGAATGTGCTGGAGGCGATCCGGACGAAGGACACATCGGAGCTCCTGAATCCGACAGTGCGCTTCTTTGAAGAGCCCGAGGCCGCAGTTGCCAAGCTGGCGCAGGCAGAGCGGCACAAGCCCATATACCTCAAAGACTACCACAGAATGAACCTTCTAGCTGGAGAGACATTTGCAAAGGATGGCGAGGACTTTGAAACCATGGATGGAAAGCCATCGTTTGCTGCAGAACAGCGCCAGGAGCGAGCTCAGATTTTGGCGGAAATCAACGAGGAAGTTGGCAAGGCGGAAGAAGACGACGAAGACGAGTTTTTGACCAAAAAGAAGCCAAGCTCCGAGGTAGCACAGAAGACAGCACTTCCAGATCCGTCTGTTGATGACGAGCAATTCTTGCAGGCATTCGTGGAGCAACAGGCGTGGATACCTCGTAAGGGGGACAAAACGGTGGACCTAGATCGCGGGGAAGCATTCGAAGAGGACGATAAGGAGTTTGAAGATGCAGTAGAACAATTTGAAACAGCGTACAATTTCAGATATGAGGATCCTAACGCTGCTGAGATTGTATCATATGCTCGTACTCAAGCTACGATCCGTAGAAGCGCCGCATCCACCAGGAAGCGTAAGAGAGATGAAGAGAAGCAGGAAAAGGACAAAGATCGGCAGGAGCGGGAGAAGGCGATTCAAAAGAAAAAGAAGGAAACCGTTTATCAATTGTCGGATGTTCTGGATAAAATCAGGAAGGAATATGGTGCCGAGATTAGCGAGCCAATGGTTCAAAAACTAACGGCAACATTACTAAATGGTTCATATGACGACAGCAAATGGGACGAGGTGGTTGGCGAATTGTTTGACGAAGAATTTTACCAGCAAGAAGGGAAGCCTACGTGGGATGAGAATGATGAGATTATGGGTGATTTCTATGCGGGCAATgctgatgatgatgatgatgcTGCACCAACTGAAGATCATGCAAACGGagagaaggagaagaagtCTAAGAAAGAGGGCACTAAAGAGAAGAAAGCCAAAAAGCAGGAGAAAAAGGAACTGAGAAACATCATTGAGGAGTCCGTTGAGCAAAATAAGCTAGCACTGATAGAAAAGGTGGAGGAAGAAAGAGGCCGCACGAAGGAGAAAGACCTTGACATCAAGTTCAGGTATCGGGAAGTTTCGCCAGAAAGTTTTGGCTTGACCACCCGTGAGATATTTATGGCTGACGACGCTGCCTTGAATGAGTATATTGGCCTCAAGAAATTTGCACCATATAGAGCAAAGGAGTTGCGCAACAAAGATAAAAGGAAGGTCATGAAGGCTAAGCGTCTAAAAGAATGGAGGAAAAAGGTGTTCAATAACGAAAATGGGTTGGCCGATGAGGATGAGGCCCTTGATACCCAGGCGGCTCCTAAAAAGGAGAAAAGCCGTTCTAAGCACAAGACAAGTAAGTAA
- the VPS68 gene encoding Vps68p (Syntenic homolog of Saccharomyces cerevisiae YOL129W (VPS68)), protein MDQDQNRLFRLPFHLPHRLVTRKGGVYLAGALYVLGIWLFVDCLLYSKYVNPSKLHVTFVDWIPVLCSTSGMLVVSMIDKNRLLEDALASGSFVGSNQRAWQAQMVLFLGFALLAGGFAGALAVLVLKFLVKGYNTYPVLTMGVNNVLGNLFIMLSCIVLWMAQSVEDEYSYSLTL, encoded by the coding sequence ATGGATCAAGATCAAAATCGGCTGTTTCGTCTGCCATTTCACCTGCCCCACCGTTTGGTAACAAGGAAGGGCGGAGTCTATCTGGCTGGCGCCCTCTATGTGCTAGGAATATGGCTGTTTGTTGACTGTCTACTGTATTCAAAGTATGTCAATCCATCAAAGCTGCACGTAACATTCGTGGATTGGATTCCAGTGTTGTGTAGCACGAGCGGTATGTTGGTTGTCAGCATGATCGACAAGAACCGGCTTTTGGAAGATGCACTCGCGTCGGGATCGTTCGTGGGGTCGAACCAGCGTGCTTGGCAGGCTCAAATGGTGCTGTTTCTGGGTTTTGCCTTGCTTGCTGGCGGGTTTGCTGGCGCGCTGGCGGTGCTGGTGCTCAAATTCCTGGTGAAAGGGTACAACACATACCCAGTGCTGACCATGGGCGTGAACAATGTGCTGGGTAACCTGTTCATCATGCTCAGCTGCATTGTACTATGGATGGCGCAGAGTGTGGAAGACGAGTATTCCTACTCGCTGACTCTGTAG
- the ALR1 gene encoding Mg(2+) transporter ALR1 (Syntenic homolog of Saccharomyces cerevisiae YOL130W (ALR1)), protein MSNPKERNDDGRLSPCASVEPSLMSTRTEDHNDLYDHRQHPVAIARKQSVADDSGPMGRNVLTNPRGSSEKQKSREENSQARLGRIRSGKLVDESQDEYPEHVRPIPRATVSKSSAGWPARAPHSASQQTLYGFPRERADTEKDAGVSGTDGGLKSRRGSRTLSIVDTGLRRKMSRAQSETSSQGGNLHFLSRTFSHKSQDSGLVNVRRNRRMSADSDDSNASRESQETEEDVCFPMQQPEHTRINGIDFDELEEFAQESLRANLTMNINVGVSKGDDVDMKCSGSPGSSTGTSTSISSAAMKYTPKGNFKQKDSSNETAPGISFGNNKVETGEYLPMNDLSSYANESAAYDTMDNGNIPADNYKIPDRFSFFCSEAGETVHAPDIPSLVQDGETFRELFRDGAVTWWLDCSCPTDEEMRCIAKAFGIHPLTAEDIRMQEPREKVELFKSYYFVCFHTFENDPESADFLEPINMYIVVFRNGVLTFHFSPVSHSANVRRRVRQLRDYVDVNSDWICYALIDDITDSFAPVIQTIEYEADVIEDCVFMTGDLDVSRMLQTIGEGRRKTMTLMRLLSGKADVIKMFAKRCQDEANGIGPALTSEINIANLQASGHDPLSARLGSNIQHHHVQRTQPRADIALYLGDIQDHVLTMFQNLLSYEKIFSRSHGNYLAQLQVESFRCNNRVTEMLGKVTMIGTMLVPLNLVTGLFGMNVTVPGEATGELHWFFGILAILVGSAVGLWFLSSWWISKANSPRSLNDTVMSGTRSILNFARRNRNDQCRPEGNKSVISCPSKYARYY, encoded by the coding sequence ATGTCCAACCCTAAAGAGCGCAACGATGACGGCCGCTTGTCGCCATGCGCCTCCGTCGAACCTTCGTTGATGTCGACGCGGACGGAAGACCACAATGACCTATATGATCATAGGCAGCACCCGGTAGCGATCGCACGGAAGCAGTCGGTAGCAGACGATTCTGGACCGATGGGGCGGAACGTCTTGACAAACCCTCGGGGGTCGAGCGAGAAGCAGAAGTCTCGAGAAGAAAACTCGCAGGCAAGGCTTGGCAGGATCAGAAGTGGAAAGCTGGTTGACGAGTCTCAAGATGAGTACCCTGAGCATGTAAGGCCGATACCACGTGCCACCGTGAGCAAGTCGTCTGCGGGTTGGCCTGCACGCGCGCCGCACTCTGCCTCTCAGCAGACGCTGTATGGGTTTCCAAGAGAAAGAGCCGACACGGAGAAGGATGCGGGGGTTTCTGGGACTGACGGGGGGCTAAAGTCGCGGAGAGGATCGCGGACTCTTTCGATCGTTGATACTGGTCTGAGACGCAAGATGTCCCGGGCACAGTCTGAAACTTCTTCGCAGGGGGGCAATCTTCACTTCTTATCCAGGACATTTTCTCACAAGTCTCAGGACTCAGGCTTGGTCAACGTTAGACGGAATCGGAGGATGTCCGCGGACAGCGATGACTCGAATGCGTCGCGCGAGTCCCAAGAAACGGAGGAAGATGTCTGCTTTCCTATGCAACAGCCAGAGCATACCCGTATAAACGGCATCGACTTCGATGAGTTGGAGGAGTTTGCTCAAGAGTCTTTGCGTGCTAACCTCACGATGAACATCAATGTGGGTGTTTCCAAGGGCGATGATGTTGATATGAAGTGTAGTGGGAGCCCTGGTTCTTCGACTGGTACATCTACTTCGATTTCCTCTGCTGCGATGAAGTATACCCCCAAAGGGAACTTCAAGCAAAAGGACTCTTCTAATGAAACCGCACCTGGTATCTCATTTGGTAACAACAAAGTTGAAACGGGTGAGTATCTCCCCATGAATGATTTATCGAGTTATGCGAACGAATCTGCGGCGTATGACACGATGGACAATGGCAATATACCAGCAGACAATTATAAAATACCTGATAGATTTTCGTTCTTCTGTTCCGAGGCAGGAGAGACAGTCCATGCCCCTGATATCCCATCTCTTGTACAGGATGGAGAAACCTTCCGTGAACTATTTAGAGATGGTGCCGTTACCTGGTGGCTTGACTGCTCCTGTCCAACTGATGAAGAAATGCGTTGTATCGCAAAAGCTTTTGGAATCCATCCCTTGACTGCCGAAGATATTCGGATGCAAGAGCCACGGGAAAAAGTTGAATTGTTTAAATCATACTACTTTGTGTGTTTTCATACTTTCGAAAATGATCCGGAATCTGCAGACTTTTTGGAGCCCATCAACATGTATATTGTTGTCTTCAGAAATGGTGTTTTGACCTTTCACTTTAGCCCAGTGTCTCACTCCGCCAATGTCAGACGCCGTGTTCGCCAGTTGAGGGACTACGTTGATGTGAATTCAGACTGGATCTGCTATGCATTGATCGATGATATCACTGATAGTTTTGCTCCAGTAATTCAAACTATTGAATACGAAGCCGATGTCATAGAAGATTGTGTTTTCATGACTGGTGATCTGGACGTCTCTAGGATGCTACAAACCATTGGCGAGGGGAGAAGGAAAACCATGACGTTGATGAGATTGTTAAGTGGAAAGGCAGACGTTATTAAAATGTTTGCTAAGCGTTGTCAAGATGAAGCAAACGGTATTGGTCCCGCTCTAACCTCCGAGATAAACATTGCGAACTTGCAGGCTAGCGGACACGACCCTCTGTCTGCCAGGCTAGGCTCGAACATACAACATCATCATGTCCAGCGCACTCAACCAAGAGCTGATATAGCGCTCTATTTGGGAGATATTCAGGACCATGTCCTCACGATGTTTCAAAATTTACTGTCCTATGAGAAGATTTTCTCCCGTTCACATGGTAACTACTTGGCACAATTGCAAGTTGAGTCCTTCCGGTGTAACAATCGTGTTACTGAAATGTTGGGAAAGGTCACTATGATTGGAACAATGTTAGTTCCTTTGAATCTTGTTACGGGTCTATTTGGGATGAACGTCACTGTCCCAGGTGAAGCAACCGGAGAATTGCACTGGTTTTTCGGTATTCTGGCCATTTTGGTAGGATCCGCTGTTGGTCTCTGGTTTTTGTCTTCATGGTGGATATCCAAGGCTAACTCTCCGAGGAGTTTGAACGATACTGTCATGTCTGGCACTAGGTCAATTCTGAACTTTGCCCGCAGAAACAGGAACGATCAATGTAGACCTGAAGGCAACAAGTCAGTTATAAGTTGCCCAAGTAAGTACGCTCGTTACTACTAG
- the STB1 gene encoding Stb1p (Syntenic homolog of Saccharomyces cerevisiae YNL309W (STB1)) translates to MSLDMDTRPLSPQKEQEIASKILQRAELAQMTRQLKLGLSRVASPKKGSSAASCPNAVNKTAVLRGPGPRMKDGLGVCMGAIAGRCSPIKMSRSAPAISRLLLGKAKTGCATTPDEKENEEGQSPAKRHKQGAGAADGRGGPQRGALMDMIKPLPSTPKSHREAAPRRPAVGASAGTLPHGSEDVGADLLMYLATSPYASAAKQHHTSSPRVPMTPSYLHHASSAGDPRPAQAWQHPSPHAVPKMSQNYAAAQAGASPSMLLGQEAFHELGDSPGMSMYMSPQTHRLKGNGGYLLPTASISDPSVLGDTGRPPSSQSLTSHLLRTPNFNMNDYVHNLFSPSPRIDPPGSSGNI, encoded by the coding sequence ATGTCTCTGGACATGGATACAAGACCACTCTCGCCACAGAAGGAGCAGGAGATAGCATCGAAAATCTTGCAGAGGGCTGAGCTGGCTCAGATGACGCGGCAGCTGAAACTTGGGCTCAGTAGGGTCGCGTCCCCAAAGAAAGGATCGAGTGCGGCTTCCTGTCCGAACGCAGTCAACAAAACAGCGGTTTTGCGTGGTCCGGGCCCAAGAATGAAAGACGGTCTTGGGGTGTGTATGGGAGCGATTGCGGGCAGGTGCTCGCCCATTAAGAtgtcgcgcagcgcgccggCTATAAGTCGGCTACTGCTGGGAAAAGCAAAGACGGGCTGTGCCACAACGCCAGATGAAAAGGAGAATGAGGAAGGGCAGTCGCCCGCCAAGCGGCATAAGCagggcgcgggcgcggcggatGGACGCGGCGGCCCCCAACGGGGCGCGCTGATGGACATGATCAAGCCGCTCCCCAGCACTCCAAAATCGCACCGAGAAGCGGCACCCAGGCGACCTGCAGTTGGAGCAAGCGCAGGCACGCTGCCCCACGGCAGCGAGGACGTCGGTGCGGACCTGCTGATGTACCTGGCGACCAGTCCGTACGCTTCTGCTGCCAAGCAGCATCATACCAGCTCGCCACGTGTCCCAATGACGCCATCGTACCTGCACCACGCCTCCTCGGCCGGCGATCCGCGCCCGGCACAGGCCTGGCAGCACCCATCGCCGCATGCTGTGCCTAAGATGTCTCAGAATTACGCGGCCGCTCAGGCGGGCGCCAGCCCCTCCATGCTTTTGGGCCAGGAAGCCTTCCACGAGCTGGGCGACTCGCCTGGCATGTCAATGTACATGTCGCCCCAGACCCATAGGCTCAAGGGCAATGGCGGGTACCTGTTGCCGACCGCTTCTATCTCCGACCCTTCGGTGCTCGGTGACACCGGCCGCCCTCCGTCTTCTCAGTCATTGACATCGCACCTTCTGCGTACCCCGAACTTTAACATGAATGACTATGTGCATAACCTTTTCAGCCCCTCACCAAGAATAGACCCGCCAGGTAGCTCTGGGAATATATAG
- the RFA2 gene encoding Rfa2p (Syntenic homolog of Saccharomyces cerevisiae YNL312W (RFA2); 1-intron) has translation MATYQQPFNEFSTVTGGGFDSQASAGRPGSTGGQSTATLTPVTIKQILEAKQQVQDGPYVVHSMELHNICFVGVVRNVVDNTANVNVTVEDGTGQIEFRQWSNDQKDMERASQGETAEYNSELSQQFQIGNYVKVFATLREFGGKMNIQYALVKPVENFNEVLAHHLAAIKCYALANGRLAPPAAPFNAAAGAQGGQSLFVQDNDYSSAKPATQRILDFCRDQCKDKDANTFSVHTKFIAQSLSMLEDDVRMHCQTLTEQGFIYPTFDENSYFTL, from the exons ATGGCCA CATACCAGCAACCTTTCAACGAGTTCTCTACGGTAACCGGAGGAGGGTTTGATTCGCAGGCGTCAGCCGGGCGGCCCGGGTCCACAGGCGGCCAGTCAACCGCGACTCTGACCCCGGTGACAATCAAACAGATACTAGAAGCCAAGCAACAGGTGCAGGATGGCCCATACGTGGTGCACAGCATGGAGCTGCACAATATATGCTTTGTGGGCGTGGTGCGTAATGTGGTGGACAACACCGCCAATGTCAACGTGACAGTGGAGGACGGCACAGGGCAGATAGAGTTTCGGCAGTGGAGCAACGACCAGAAGGACATGGAGCGCGCGAGCCAGGGCGAGACGGCCGAGTACAATTCGGAATTGTCGCAGCAGTTCCAGATCGGCAACTATGTCAAGGTTTTTGCCACATTGCGCGAGTTCGGAGGGAAGATGAACATCCAGTACGCGCTGGTCAAGCCTGTCGAGAACTTCAATGAGGTGCTGGCACACCACCTCGCCGCCATCAAGTGCTACGCGCTCGCAAACGGCCGCCTggcgccgcctgctgctccgtttaacgccgcggccggcgcccAGGGCGGCCAGAGTCTCTTTGTGCAGGACAACGACTACAGCAGCGCCAAGCCTGCTACTCAGAGAATCCTGGACTTCTGCCGCGACCAATGCAAAGACAAGGATGCAAACACCTTCTCTGTGCACACAAAGTTCATTGCCCAGTCGCTGAGCATGCTGGAGGACGACGTCCGCATGCACTGTCAGACCCTCACAGAACAGGGCTTCATTTATCCAACTTTTGACGAAAATAGTTACTTCACGTTATAA